Proteins encoded in a region of the Schaalia hyovaginalis genome:
- a CDS encoding AMIN-like domain-containing (lipo)protein — protein sequence MFHLRRSAALLALVPLGLLAACTGSGADAPDAPAPSSAQSAPKGKDAPRSTDSGQSAASPSGAETSGAKDAAPLTPINGDAWVNALDPLAPRTTDAPMVFTDLRGGEHPAFYRVVVEFSGEGRPGYFQNWPDTPVEQGRGQALGVAGSAFLEFMVNGTSMPIGAELAGLEYTGPDTLAIGPLEVREDGTFEDTTHIVIGMDRAREFQVGFLDDPVRMVIDIKK from the coding sequence ATGTTCCACCTCCGGCGCAGCGCAGCGCTTCTCGCCCTCGTCCCCCTCGGGCTCCTCGCGGCGTGCACGGGCTCCGGGGCGGACGCCCCCGACGCCCCCGCCCCCTCGAGCGCCCAATCCGCCCCGAAGGGCAAGGACGCTCCCCGGAGCACCGACAGCGGGCAGTCCGCAGCCTCCCCGTCGGGCGCGGAGACCTCGGGAGCGAAGGACGCCGCTCCCCTGACCCCCATCAACGGTGACGCCTGGGTGAACGCCCTCGATCCGCTCGCCCCCCGGACGACCGACGCCCCCATGGTCTTCACCGATCTGCGCGGCGGCGAGCACCCCGCCTTCTACCGGGTCGTCGTCGAATTCAGCGGCGAAGGACGCCCCGGCTATTTCCAGAACTGGCCGGACACCCCCGTCGAACAGGGCCGAGGGCAGGCGCTCGGCGTCGCAGGCTCGGCATTCCTCGAATTCATGGTGAACGGCACGTCCATGCCCATCGGCGCCGAACTCGCAGGCCTCGAATACACGGGCCCCGACACCCTTGCGATCGGCCCCCTCGAAGTGCGCGAAGACGGCACCTTCGAAGACACCACGCACATCGTCATCGGCATGGACCGGGCGCGCGAATTCCAAGTCGGTTTCTTGGACGATCCGGTGCGGATGGTCATCGACATCAAGAAATAG